In one window of Thalassotalea agarivorans DNA:
- a CDS encoding FAD-dependent oxidoreductase gives MQKFDVIVVGGGMVGASVALSLAEQGLTIAVIEKQQPSHVDDSAPYNLRVSAISLGSEQLLKQLDVWQHIVSQRHAPYRKLAIWESDYSYTEFDAASISQPHLGHIIENHVIQHAIWQKLSGHNNVQLFVGESVTALVQDNKQCNIQLSNSEHMSAKLLLAADGAHSTIRQLANIGTTGWDYQQSAMLINVETEYEQQDITWQYMTPQGPRAFLPLQHNQASLVWYDSPDKIKQLLSLNNQQLTDAVEATFPSRLGKVSVIDKGAFPLTRRHANRYSQGRVVLLGDAAHTINPLAGQGVNIGFKDVKALVEHIVSAIAEGKPWDNKDVLKGYERARRTDNLLMMSAMDAFYFGFKHPSGVVKLLRNAGLAIANKAPVIKEQALKYACGL, from the coding sequence ATGCAAAAGTTTGATGTGATTGTTGTTGGAGGAGGCATGGTTGGTGCCTCAGTAGCACTGTCGCTGGCAGAACAAGGATTGACTATTGCCGTTATCGAAAAGCAGCAACCTAGCCATGTTGATGATTCTGCACCATACAACTTAAGAGTTTCGGCGATATCGCTTGGCTCTGAGCAATTGCTTAAACAATTAGATGTTTGGCAACACATTGTGTCTCAGCGACATGCACCTTATAGGAAGTTAGCTATTTGGGAAAGTGACTATAGTTATACGGAATTTGACGCAGCATCTATTTCTCAACCGCACTTGGGCCATATTATTGAAAATCATGTGATTCAACATGCGATTTGGCAAAAACTATCAGGACACAATAATGTTCAACTGTTTGTTGGTGAGTCCGTGACCGCATTAGTGCAGGACAACAAACAATGCAACATACAGCTGTCAAATAGTGAGCACATGAGCGCAAAGCTATTATTAGCTGCAGACGGCGCCCATTCGACAATTAGACAGTTAGCAAACATTGGAACTACTGGCTGGGATTATCAGCAGTCTGCTATGTTGATCAATGTTGAAACAGAATACGAACAGCAAGATATCACTTGGCAATATATGACACCACAGGGGCCAAGGGCATTTCTTCCGCTGCAACATAACCAAGCCTCACTCGTTTGGTATGATTCGCCGGATAAAATCAAACAACTATTGTCATTGAATAATCAACAACTCACTGATGCAGTCGAAGCGACCTTTCCTAGCCGTCTAGGTAAGGTGTCGGTTATTGATAAAGGTGCCTTCCCCCTAACAAGGCGACACGCTAACCGATATAGTCAAGGGCGTGTGGTATTGCTAGGTGATGCCGCCCACACTATAAATCCACTGGCGGGGCAGGGAGTAAACATTGGCTTTAAAGATGTCAAAGCATTAGTAGAACATATAGTTTCTGCAATTGCAGAAGGTAAGCCTTGGGATAATAAGGACGTATTAAAAGGCTACGAGCGCGCGCGCAGAACGGATAATCTATTGATGATGTCGGCGATGGATGCATTTTATTTTGGCTTTAAACATCCATCAGGAGTCGTTAAGTTGCTGCGCAATGCAGGGTTGGCTATAGCAAACAAAGCACCAGTAATAAAAGAACAAGCATTAAAGTATGCGTGTGGTTTATAG